The Neofelis nebulosa isolate mNeoNeb1 chromosome 16, mNeoNeb1.pri, whole genome shotgun sequence genome includes a window with the following:
- the RFLNB gene encoding refilin-B produces MVGRLSLQDVPELVDTKKKGDGVLDSPDSGLPPSPSPSHWGLAAAGGGGSGGERAPAPGTLEPDAVATPAAPNPASLPSPLAFACSPRLCPLSFGEGVEFDPLPPTEVRYTSSVKYDSERHFIDDVHLPLGLAVTSRSQTVTCIPNCTWRNYKAEVRFEPRHKPTRFLSTTIVYPKYPKTVYTTTLDYNCRKTLRRFLSSVELEATELPGSDCLSDEC; encoded by the exons ATGGTGGGCCGGCTGAGCCTGCAGGATGTGCCCGAGCTCGTGGACACGAAGAAGAAGGGCGACGGCGTCCTGGACAGTCCGGACTCggggctgccccccagccccagccccagccactgGGGGCTCGCGGCGGCCGGGGGCGGTGGCAGCGGCGGGGAGCGCGCGCCGGCACCCGGGACGCTGGAGCCCGACGCGGTGGCGACCCCAGCAGCCCCG AATCCAGcatctctccccagccccctggccTTCGCCTGCTCGCCAAGGCTCTGCCCCCTGTCCTTTGGCGAAGGAGTGGAGTTTGACCCCTTACCACCGACAGAAGTAAG GTACACTTCCTCGGTCAAGTACGACTCAGAGAGGCACTTCATTGACGACGTCCACCTGCCCCTGGGCCTGGCAGTGACCTCCCGCAGCCAGACAGTCACCTGCATCCCCAACTGCACGTGGCGCAACTATAAGGCCGAGGTGCGCTTCGAACCCCGCCACAAGCCCACCCGCTTCCTCAGCACCACCATCGTCTACCCCAAGTACCCCAAGACCGTCTACACCACCACTCTGGATTACAACTGCCGCAAGACACTGAGGAGATTCCTGTCCAGCGTGGAGCTCGAAGCCACAGAGCTCCCGGGCAGTGATTGCCTCTCGGACGAGTGCTGA
- the LIAT1 gene encoding protein LIAT1: MDCRGGAGASGYGEEGEDDDDEEEEEEEEREGDTASSQRAKLPPIAGNALELSKQKVKKKRKKKMKGSGKGDADKHQGRGLKNQQLSSSFHDILRPHKDPGPRPERKQDKAESKPTPPYSSTRSLRSVAEIEEHLAKQVNESLRWDGILADPEAEKERIRVYKLNRRKRYRLLALKGLHPDPCAEDDPESRPYLPETDRGPDGRKAHHPDPFFRGTVTHSDLALPE; this comes from the exons ATGGACTGCCGCGGTGGGGCCGGGGCATCCGGGTACGGCGAAGAGGGCGAGGACGACgacgacgaggaggaggaggaggaggaggagcgagAGGGTGACACTGCGAGCTCGCAGAGGGCCAAACTGCCCCCCATAGCAGGCAACGCCTTAGAACTGAGCAAACAGAaggtgaagaagaaaaggaagaagaagatgaaAGGGTCGGGCAAGGGGGACG CAGATAAACATCAGGGTCGAGGCCTGAAGAATCAGCAGCTGTCCTCATCCTTCCACGACATCTTAAGGCCCCACAAAGATCCCGGCCCGAGGCCAGAGCGCAAGCAGGACAAAGCTGAAAGCAAGCCCACGCCCCCTTACTCCTCCACTCGAAGTCTCCGCTCTGTCGCTGAAATAGAAGAGCACCTCGCCAAGCAGGTCAACGAAAGCCTGCGTTGGGATGGAATTCTCGCCGACccggaggcagagaaagaaaggattcGCGTATATAAACTGAACCGGAGGAAGCGGTACCGGCTCTTGGCCCTGAAGGGCCTCCACCCTGACCCGTGCGCTGAGGACGACCCGGAGAGCCGACCCTACCTCCCGGAGACAGACCGTGGCCCCGACGGCAGGAAAGCCCACCACCCCGATCCCTTCTTCCGAGGCACCGTCACACATTCTGACCTGGCTCTGCCAGAGTGA